In a single window of the Dethiosulfovibrio salsuginis genome:
- a CDS encoding flavin reductase family protein, with product MKIDIGKTTTPLYPAPDLIVATYDGEGKPNAMAAAWGGVCASTPPSIAISVRRERHTFLALEERKAFTVNIPSERFVAEADLFGMISGSEFDKFAMTGLTATRGTSVDAPTIEEFPISIECKLVQTVEIGSHVQFIGEVLACFVDESCLDKQNRPDPKIVKPIIFMPGFGRYYGLGEEIARAYSIGKTLIKGDKK from the coding sequence ATGAAAATAGACATAGGGAAAACCACCACCCCTCTTTACCCCGCACCGGACCTGATAGTGGCGACCTACGACGGAGAGGGGAAACCTAACGCTATGGCCGCCGCCTGGGGTGGAGTCTGTGCCTCAACGCCGCCCTCCATTGCGATATCCGTAAGGCGGGAGAGACACACCTTTCTCGCCTTAGAGGAGCGAAAGGCCTTCACGGTAAACATACCCTCCGAGAGGTTCGTTGCGGAGGCGGACCTTTTCGGCATGATATCGGGCTCGGAGTTCGACAAGTTCGCTATGACAGGATTGACAGCCACGAGAGGGACCTCCGTGGACGCTCCGACCATCGAGGAGTTTCCCATCTCCATCGAATGCAAACTGGTCCAGACCGTGGAAATAGGCTCTCACGTCCAGTTCATAGGTGAGGTCCTGGCCTGTTTTGTGGACGAAAGCTGCCTGGACAAGCAGAACCGCCCGGACCCCAAGATAGTAAAGCCCATAATATTCATGCCGGGATTCGGCAGGTACTACGGACTTGGGGAGGAAATAGCCAGGGCCTACTCCATAGGCAAGACCCTCATAAAGGGGGATAAAAAGTGA
- a CDS encoding ABC transporter substrate-binding protein: protein MFKKSVLLGIVLAVLSVLPRGAFAMEIFMVGSYHQGDMCGQPQYDAVVEALKQSGIPDLSFRGYYLDSRRRSPQEIDGDIEAIIGDIRELKPAMVVTVDDLAFARLYGEVLKHPSMYLVFTGLNRSVEEYNKIEPFLDRSGRPDKNVTGVFEYLFMKEQMEMLEVLLERPLDKVAVLYSRDPVGMIIKQQIEDELSSTPYGEKLLFFGADSYDEVMDAAKVVGADDTVDGWIPATMSVRDRSGGFMTMADLVGPMISVISKPDLALNSSFTELGFYGGVSVDFYQMGFQTGMMAARLLKGHSISDIPVEDARASIIAVNRGRLSDLGIGLSQEFAGLVDQFLD, encoded by the coding sequence ATGTTTAAAAAAAGTGTCCTGTTAGGAATAGTCCTGGCGGTGTTGTCGGTCCTGCCCCGAGGGGCCTTCGCTATGGAGATCTTCATGGTAGGCAGCTACCACCAGGGGGATATGTGCGGCCAGCCTCAGTACGATGCGGTGGTGGAGGCACTCAAACAGAGCGGGATTCCAGACCTGTCTTTTCGGGGATATTATCTCGATTCTCGACGGAGGTCCCCTCAGGAGATAGATGGCGATATCGAGGCCATAATAGGGGATATCAGGGAGTTAAAGCCCGCTATGGTGGTCACCGTAGACGATCTGGCTTTCGCCAGACTGTACGGAGAGGTCCTTAAACATCCCTCTATGTACTTGGTTTTCACCGGTCTTAACCGGTCGGTGGAGGAGTATAACAAGATCGAACCTTTCCTCGATCGCTCGGGAAGGCCGGATAAAAACGTCACCGGGGTTTTCGAGTATCTTTTTATGAAAGAGCAGATGGAGATGCTGGAGGTCCTTCTGGAGAGGCCGCTCGATAAGGTGGCGGTGCTCTACTCGAGGGATCCTGTAGGGATGATCATAAAGCAGCAGATAGAGGACGAGCTGAGCTCCACTCCTTACGGCGAGAAACTGCTGTTCTTCGGTGCCGATAGCTACGACGAGGTGATGGATGCAGCTAAGGTGGTAGGGGCCGACGATACTGTGGACGGCTGGATCCCCGCTACTATGTCCGTCCGAGATCGTTCCGGTGGCTTTATGACCATGGCGGACCTGGTGGGGCCTATGATCTCCGTCATATCCAAGCCCGATCTGGCCCTTAACTCCTCCTTCACCGAGCTGGGATTCTACGGTGGGGTTAGCGTGGATTTCTACCAGATGGGTTTTCAGACCGGTATGATGGCAGCCAGGCTGCTTAAAGGCCATTCGATCAGCGATATTCCCGTAGAGGACGCCAGGGCCTCTATCATAGCGGTAAACAGAGGTCGGCTTTCGGACCTGGGAATAGGCCTTTCCCAGGAGTTTGCTGGCCTGGTAGATCAGTTTTTGGACTGA